The Candidatus Eremiobacterota bacterium genome includes a window with the following:
- a CDS encoding S8 family serine peptidase: MSDQRPVRAILVKGRLPPQGAAFTLSGAPLGLARTTFEFTSRPLFTSIGRDGALGIAAAPSTWHIAEAAELDAAHGWDVCHALAGSGLGLAGSAVEFAEPDLQQQWTFGEDAAHALRAAGGCDEIWNQDGTFPPHPADDAHPLWYRDAEHSNFAGGAGDGAGICIAHLDTGISPHDTQPVNLRADLQRNFVDANFPNDATDRSPTSGLLNLLGHGTATIAILAGAGAGGGAPIGAAPGASVVPVRVANGVVLFSNSSVAQGFDYVHALLQDPATRVHVVTMSMGGLASQAWADAINALYEAGVFVVTAAGNNHGNLPTRNIVYPARFRRVVAATGAMSDFTPYADQRGLVMAGNYGPASKMDTALAAFSPNTPWARIGCPHTVDHNGSGTSSTSPQIAAAAALYWQAHHAALDDPAQYPEAWMRIEAVRAALFGAAARKTADVEHFGQGTLRALEALAIAPPASATLKKQPPDSASFALLRIFTGLGLAAAAGSPQQRMLEVEALQLSQSAALEALLPDPEQPPDDPKQRAAVAEALASDPHASQALRDALKPLVTGQIHPVATPAATPLSAMDKLHLEHAMQPQVSPPGKRRLRVYAYDPALEVQLETYAINQAVVDVRWEGLEPGPVGEYIEVVDVDPSSRCCYAPVDLDDPYVLVQNGRAPAESDAQFHQQMVYAVAMKTIEHFEHALGRVALWSPHATGSGTSYAASYVQRLRIYPHALREANAYYSPDKKALLLGYFPAQTKNVGVNAPGTLVFGCLSYDIVAHETTHALLDGLHRRYSEQTNPDVLAFHEAMADIVALFQHFTLPEALRDQIAKTRGDLTQENLLSELAYQFGQAEKGHGALRDALGHYDDTGTWIANKPTGEEYMSATEPHDRGSVLVAAVFDAFLRIYRIRCADLFRLASAGTGVLPPGNIPHDLVERLAQEASKVAKQWLDICIRALDYCPPVDPTFGDYLRALITADRDLVPDDDRSYRIAFISAFRDRGIFAQGVRYLAERSLAWEPPPQPFKNLKHILARMTLNWDLDSKRREAYDTSNHNAALFHGWLMSDDVSKDELDMLCLYRGGCEDFEIVKGIPGTLANFEVHSVRPARRIGPDDQTRTQLIVEITQTWRSPGYNDYRGGVTLIVDLVANEVRYVVRKRVDSEARFRAQQGLPDAGGATALSDGEEASLHDNYYDPRNVGREPFAMLHRSSATMVGR, from the coding sequence ATGTCCGACCAGCGGCCCGTCAGAGCGATCCTCGTGAAAGGCCGGTTGCCGCCGCAGGGCGCCGCGTTCACGCTGTCCGGCGCGCCGCTGGGGCTGGCGCGGACGACCTTCGAGTTCACCTCGCGCCCGCTCTTCACCAGCATCGGCCGCGACGGCGCGCTCGGCATCGCGGCTGCGCCGTCGACGTGGCACATCGCCGAGGCGGCGGAGCTCGACGCCGCCCACGGCTGGGACGTTTGCCACGCGCTCGCCGGCAGCGGCCTGGGTCTGGCCGGAAGCGCGGTGGAGTTCGCCGAGCCCGATCTGCAGCAGCAGTGGACGTTCGGCGAGGACGCGGCACACGCGCTTCGCGCGGCCGGCGGCTGCGACGAGATCTGGAATCAGGACGGAACCTTTCCGCCGCATCCTGCCGACGACGCGCACCCGCTGTGGTACCGCGACGCGGAGCATTCGAACTTCGCCGGCGGCGCCGGCGACGGCGCGGGGATCTGCATCGCGCACCTCGACACCGGCATCTCGCCGCACGACACCCAGCCCGTGAACCTGCGCGCCGATTTGCAGCGCAACTTCGTCGACGCCAACTTTCCGAACGACGCGACGGACCGCTCACCGACGTCCGGGCTCTTGAACCTGCTCGGCCACGGGACGGCGACGATCGCGATTCTCGCCGGCGCCGGCGCGGGCGGCGGCGCGCCGATCGGCGCCGCGCCCGGCGCGTCGGTCGTTCCGGTGCGCGTCGCGAACGGCGTCGTGCTGTTCAGCAACAGCTCCGTCGCGCAAGGCTTCGACTACGTGCACGCGCTGCTGCAAGATCCCGCGACGCGCGTGCACGTGGTGACGATGAGCATGGGCGGGCTTGCCTCGCAGGCGTGGGCCGACGCGATCAACGCGCTCTACGAGGCGGGCGTCTTCGTGGTGACGGCGGCCGGCAACAACCACGGGAACTTGCCGACGCGCAACATCGTCTACCCGGCGCGGTTTCGGCGCGTCGTCGCGGCGACCGGCGCGATGTCCGACTTCACACCGTACGCCGACCAGCGGGGTCTCGTGATGGCCGGAAACTACGGACCCGCGAGCAAGATGGACACCGCGCTCGCGGCGTTCTCGCCGAACACGCCCTGGGCGCGGATCGGCTGCCCGCACACCGTCGATCACAACGGCTCTGGAACCTCGTCGACCTCACCGCAGATCGCTGCGGCGGCAGCGCTGTACTGGCAAGCGCATCACGCCGCGCTCGACGATCCGGCGCAGTATCCCGAAGCGTGGATGCGGATCGAGGCGGTGCGCGCGGCGCTGTTCGGCGCGGCGGCGCGCAAGACCGCGGACGTCGAGCATTTCGGGCAAGGAACGTTGCGCGCGCTCGAAGCGCTCGCGATCGCCCCGCCCGCGAGCGCGACGCTCAAGAAACAGCCGCCCGACAGCGCCTCGTTCGCGCTGCTCCGCATCTTCACGGGACTCGGCCTCGCCGCGGCGGCCGGCTCGCCGCAGCAGCGCATGCTCGAGGTCGAAGCGCTGCAGCTCTCGCAGAGCGCGGCGCTCGAAGCGCTCTTGCCCGATCCCGAGCAGCCGCCGGACGATCCGAAGCAGCGCGCGGCGGTCGCCGAGGCGCTGGCGAGCGATCCGCACGCCTCGCAGGCGCTGCGCGACGCGCTCAAGCCGCTGGTGACCGGGCAGATCCATCCCGTCGCGACGCCGGCCGCGACGCCGCTGAGCGCGATGGACAAGCTGCATCTCGAGCACGCGATGCAACCGCAGGTCTCCCCGCCCGGGAAACGCCGGTTGCGCGTCTACGCCTACGATCCGGCGCTCGAGGTGCAGCTCGAAACGTATGCGATCAACCAGGCGGTGGTCGACGTGCGCTGGGAAGGGCTCGAGCCCGGGCCGGTCGGCGAGTACATCGAGGTCGTCGACGTCGACCCGTCGAGCCGCTGCTGCTACGCGCCGGTCGACCTCGACGACCCGTACGTGCTGGTGCAGAACGGCCGCGCGCCGGCCGAGTCCGACGCGCAGTTCCACCAGCAGATGGTCTACGCGGTCGCGATGAAGACGATCGAGCACTTCGAGCACGCGCTCGGGCGCGTCGCGCTGTGGTCGCCGCACGCGACCGGCAGCGGCACGAGCTACGCGGCGAGCTACGTGCAGCGCCTGCGCATCTACCCGCACGCGCTGCGCGAGGCGAACGCGTACTACAGCCCCGACAAGAAGGCGCTGCTGCTCGGGTACTTCCCGGCGCAAACGAAGAACGTCGGCGTCAACGCGCCCGGCACGCTGGTGTTCGGGTGCCTCTCGTACGACATCGTCGCGCACGAGACGACGCACGCGCTGCTCGACGGCCTGCACCGCCGCTACAGCGAGCAGACGAACCCGGACGTGCTGGCGTTCCACGAAGCGATGGCCGACATCGTCGCGCTGTTCCAGCACTTCACCTTGCCCGAAGCGCTGCGCGACCAGATCGCGAAGACGCGCGGCGATCTCACCCAGGAGAACCTGCTGAGCGAGCTCGCGTACCAGTTCGGTCAGGCCGAGAAAGGACACGGCGCGCTGCGCGACGCGCTCGGGCACTACGACGACACCGGGACCTGGATCGCCAACAAGCCGACCGGCGAGGAGTACATGAGCGCGACCGAACCGCACGACCGCGGCTCGGTGCTGGTCGCCGCGGTGTTCGACGCGTTCCTGCGCATCTATCGCATCCGCTGCGCCGATCTGTTTCGGCTGGCTTCGGCGGGGACCGGCGTGCTGCCGCCGGGGAACATCCCGCACGATCTGGTCGAGCGGCTCGCGCAAGAGGCGAGCAAGGTCGCGAAGCAGTGGCTCGACATCTGCATCCGCGCGCTCGACTACTGCCCGCCGGTGGACCCGACGTTCGGGGACTACCTGCGCGCGCTGATCACCGCCGACCGCGACCTCGTCCCCGACGACGACCGGTCCTACCGCATCGCGTTCATCTCGGCGTTCCGCGACCGCGGAATCTTCGCGCAGGGCGTGCGCTACCTCGCCGAGCGCAGCCTGGCGTGGGAGCCGCCGCCGCAACCGTTCAAGAACCTCAAGCACATTCTTGCGCGGATGACGCTGAACTGGGATCTCGACTCGAAACGGCGTGAAGCATACGACACCTCGAACCACAACGCAGCGCTGTTCCACGGCTGGCTGATGTCGGACGACGTCAGCAAAGACGAGCTCGACATGCTGTGCCTCTACCGCGGCGGGTGCGAGGATTTCGAGATCGTCAAAGGCATCCCGGGGACCCTCGCCAACTTCGAGGTGCACTCGGTTCGCCCGGCGCGGCGGATCGGCCCGGACGATCAGACGCGCACGCAGCTGATCGTCGAGATCACGCAGACGTGGCGCAGCCCCGGTTACAACGACTACCGCGGCGGCGTCACGCTGATCGTCGACCTGGTGGCGAACGAGGTCCGCTACGTCGTCCGCAAGCGGGTCGACAGCGAAGCGCGCTTTCGTGCGCAGCAGGGGTTGCCGGACGCCGGCGGTGCGACCGCGCTCAGCGACGGCGAGGAGGCCTCGCTGCACGACAACTACTACGACCCGCGCAACGTCGGCAGGGAACCGTTCGCGATGCTGCACCGTTCGAGCGCAACGATGGTGGGCCGATGA
- a CDS encoding P-loop NTPase: MAASTEITPKTNIRELVAAFPIAEDVLTEFGLHCAGCGVNKYETIEQGANAHGLRVEPIVAALTQARLSGRVPLIMNEDKTPRRRAPGEFNRRARFTYVVPVMSGKGGVGKSLTTALLAVGLRRAHKKVGILDADITGPSIPRLFGLTEPLGLEADPSTPPGQQPKPLMVPATSRSAIEIVSSNLLTDKEDTAMIWRGPILSGVIRQFYEQALWSDLDYLLIDLPPGTSDAPLTVLQSLAIDGVVLVTMPQRLATMIVRKAANLVHQLGKPIVGVIENMSYFVAPDTGKRYDVFGPSFADQVAELAGAPLLARLPIDPKLVALADNGRVEEIDDPIVDLLAEKLQAAMAQRPAKPAETISLI, encoded by the coding sequence ATGGCCGCCTCCACCGAGATCACCCCGAAAACGAACATCCGCGAGCTCGTCGCCGCGTTCCCGATCGCGGAGGACGTGCTGACGGAGTTCGGCTTGCACTGCGCGGGCTGCGGCGTCAACAAGTACGAGACGATCGAGCAGGGCGCGAACGCGCACGGGCTGCGGGTCGAGCCGATCGTCGCGGCGCTGACGCAGGCGCGCCTCTCCGGCCGCGTCCCGCTGATCATGAACGAGGACAAGACCCCGCGCCGCCGCGCGCCGGGCGAATTCAACCGGCGCGCGCGCTTCACGTACGTCGTGCCCGTCATGTCTGGCAAGGGCGGGGTCGGCAAGTCGCTGACCACCGCGCTGCTCGCGGTCGGCCTGCGGCGCGCGCACAAGAAAGTCGGCATCCTCGACGCCGACATCACCGGCCCGTCGATTCCGCGGCTGTTCGGGCTCACCGAACCGCTCGGGCTCGAAGCCGATCCGTCGACGCCGCCGGGGCAGCAGCCCAAACCGCTGATGGTGCCGGCCACCTCGCGCTCGGCGATCGAGATCGTCAGCTCGAACCTGCTCACCGACAAAGAAGACACCGCGATGATCTGGCGCGGACCGATTCTGTCGGGTGTCATCCGGCAGTTCTACGAGCAGGCGCTGTGGTCGGATCTCGACTACCTGCTGATCGACTTGCCGCCCGGCACGTCGGACGCGCCGCTCACCGTGCTGCAGTCGCTGGCGATCGACGGTGTCGTGCTGGTGACGATGCCGCAGCGGCTGGCAACGATGATCGTGCGCAAGGCGGCGAACCTCGTGCACCAGCTCGGCAAACCGATCGTCGGCGTCATCGAGAACATGTCGTACTTCGTCGCGCCGGACACCGGAAAGCGCTACGACGTCTTCGGCCCCTCGTTCGCCGACCAGGTCGCGGAGCTCGCCGGCGCACCGCTGCTCGCGCGCCTCCCGATCGACCCGAAGCTGGTCGCGCTCGCCGACAACGGCCGCGTCGAAGAGATCGACGACCCGATCGTCGACCTGCTCGCCGAAAAGCTGCAAGCCGCGATGGCGCAGCGCCCGGCGAAACCGGCGGAGACGATCTCGCTGATCTGA
- a CDS encoding amidohydrolase: MLVDNGRVVSLHPGDAGAGVRRVDLGGRAVYPAFADCHVHLTDTGLFLGERDLSGVRSVAEFERRIAALPRGAFVLAGNYDESQWDDRGSATAVPLDAHFRDAVAMAVRVDGHSCVLNRKALAFVDLPPDVPGIERAADGAPTGRLFLDANWRAQAKVLSAVPEAERRAADKRATEVALREGALHLHVQFVGLPSRAAYAHEIAALRDAGPAKWYPKICERDPALAKELGLPYVGGDVFLDGSIGSGTAAVSEPYADREGCGHLMHGDAEVEAYFTAAEDLGISAGVHAIGDRAIEQCLATWEKVLGGKPSPRNRHFIEHFEIATPQQIARAARLGLFLSMQPQFDAYWGHPGAMYDVRLGARRARTMNALGSAKRAGATLVGGDDSPVCKLSPLDGMRAAANHHNIEERLSIEDALLMYTYDAARFGHAESHTGRFAPGYAADFVILEGDPIVSCSFDGVRVAQTFADGEAVG, from the coding sequence ATGCTCGTCGACAACGGACGCGTCGTATCGCTGCATCCCGGCGACGCGGGCGCGGGCGTGCGGCGCGTGGATCTCGGCGGCCGCGCGGTCTATCCGGCCTTCGCCGACTGTCACGTCCACCTCACCGACACCGGACTTTTTCTCGGCGAGCGCGATCTTTCGGGCGTCCGCAGCGTTGCCGAGTTCGAACGGCGCATCGCGGCGCTGCCGCGCGGCGCATTCGTCTTGGCCGGCAACTACGACGAGTCGCAGTGGGACGACCGCGGCTCCGCTACCGCCGTGCCCCTCGACGCACACTTCCGGGATGCGGTCGCGATGGCGGTGCGCGTCGACGGACACTCGTGCGTGTTGAACCGCAAAGCGCTTGCGTTCGTCGATCTGCCGCCCGACGTGCCGGGCATCGAGCGCGCTGCGGACGGCGCACCGACGGGCCGGCTTTTTCTTGACGCGAATTGGCGCGCCCAGGCGAAAGTGCTGAGTGCCGTGCCCGAAGCCGAGCGGCGCGCCGCCGACAAACGTGCTACGGAGGTGGCGCTGCGCGAGGGAGCACTGCACCTGCACGTGCAGTTCGTCGGATTGCCGTCTCGAGCAGCGTATGCACACGAGATTGCCGCCCTGCGCGACGCCGGCCCGGCGAAGTGGTATCCGAAGATCTGCGAGCGCGATCCGGCGCTGGCGAAGGAGCTGGGCCTGCCGTACGTCGGCGGCGACGTCTTCCTCGACGGGAGCATCGGGAGCGGAACCGCTGCCGTGAGCGAGCCGTACGCCGACCGCGAAGGCTGCGGTCACCTCATGCACGGCGACGCCGAAGTGGAAGCGTATTTCACAGCGGCGGAAGACCTCGGAATCAGCGCCGGCGTCCACGCGATCGGCGACCGCGCGATCGAGCAATGCCTCGCGACGTGGGAGAAGGTGCTCGGCGGAAAGCCGTCGCCGCGGAACCGCCACTTCATCGAGCACTTCGAGATCGCGACGCCGCAGCAGATCGCGCGCGCCGCCCGGCTCGGCCTTTTTCTCTCGATGCAGCCGCAGTTCGACGCCTACTGGGGCCATCCGGGCGCGATGTACGACGTCCGCCTGGGCGCACGGCGCGCGCGCACGATGAACGCGCTCGGCTCGGCGAAGCGCGCCGGCGCGACGCTGGTGGGCGGAGACGACAGCCCCGTCTGCAAGCTCTCCCCGCTCGACGGCATGCGCGCCGCCGCAAACCACCACAACATCGAGGAACGCCTCAGCATCGAAGACGCGCTGCTGATGTACACCTACGACGCCGCGCGCTTCGGCCATGCCGAGTCGCACACCGGCCGGTTCGCGCCGGGCTACGCAGCCGACTTCGTCATCTTAGAAGGCGATCCGATCGTAAGCTGTTCCTTCGACGGCGTCCGCGTCGCACAAACCTTCGCCGACGGCGAAGCCGTCGGCTGA